Genomic window (Pseudomonas sp. L5B5):
GCCGGGCTTGGCCGGGAAGGATTCCACCGCGCAGTCGGCGTCGCGCTGCTTCTGCCACGACTGCTGGGCAGCCTTGACCTTGGCGGTAATGTCGGCCAATTGGGCCTTGTCGTTGCCGTACAAGGTACCCAGGCGCTCCAGCAGGCTCTGTACGTTGTCACTGAGCAACTGCTCGGCGGTGGTCTTGTTGTAGGTCGCGCATTCCAGGGTCTGCACGTCGTTTTCAACACCATCGCAGGGAGAACTGTCGGTTTCTTCGGCCGCCTGTATCCCGCTCGCCATGAGTACCAAGGCCAGGAAGATCGGTTTCTTCATTGCAGCGCTGCCCCCTAATCCAGTGAAGCTTTCGTTGAAGCGGCGAATTCTGGCCCAAGGTTCCGCTAAAGAACAGAGGTGCGGACAACCCTCCATCCGCTGCTTTGTCGGCCCTTGACGCTTTCGGCAATTCCCCTGTCGTTTTTGCACCGGGGCCCCCTGGTCCTCAAGCATATGCTGGCCCCAAAGCGCCGGCAGACGATTCGGCGCAGGAATCGCCAGATAAAAGGGGACAGCCTGATGAGCCCAGCCGAACTGCACGCCGACAGCATCGTTATCGATGGTCTGATCATTGCCAAATGGAACCGCGAACTGTTCGAGGACATGCGCAAGGGCGGCCTGACCGCGGCCAACTGCACGGTGTCGGTCTGGGAGGGTTTCAAGGCCACCGTCGACCAGATCGCCGCCAGCCAGAAGCTGATCCGCGACAACAGCGACCTGGTGATGCCGGTGCGCACCACCGCCGACATCCGTCGGGCCAAGGAGCAGGGCAAGACCGGCATCCTCTTCGGCTTCCAGAACGCCCATGCCTTCGAAGACCAGATCGGCTACGTGGACGTGTTCAAGCAGCTGGGCGTGGGCATCGTGCAGATGTGCTACAACACCCAGAACCTGGTGGGCACCGGCTGCTACGAGCGTGATGGCGGGCTCTCGGGCTTCGGTCGCGAGATCGTCGCCGAGATGAACCGT
Coding sequences:
- a CDS encoding lysozyme inhibitor LprI family protein translates to MKKPIFLALVLMASGIQAAEETDSSPCDGVENDVQTLECATYNKTTAEQLLSDNVQSLLERLGTLYGNDKAQLADITAKVKAAQQSWQKQRDADCAVESFPAKPGSKAYNIASNDCLARMSDERSEFIESIAQE